One genomic segment of Ictidomys tridecemlineatus isolate mIctTri1 unplaced genomic scaffold, mIctTri1.hap1 Scaffold_665, whole genome shotgun sequence includes these proteins:
- the LOC144374372 gene encoding transport and Golgi organization protein 1 homolog isoform X3, translated as MFGYFPKDFIKVVREHTKEELQIPTDEKDFVCFDVGGDDFDNYNVEELLGFLELYDSANEDSEKAIEKVGQFPEVSQDVEPEPKPVVANSQQIESAFSENTVDLEEQFLAQKNHPHADSQTDNAQGEQTSLELFGEILPDKLKVPESEKNKTSNISQVSNEQEKTDAYKLLKKEINPYLETKEKKQEMSIIWKILKKTETTAKRVDMMDKEREMQPPHEDDFPKENTNRLNRNLHEEPNLLRHHFNMNHPEEPSLLNQPVTEDMDVSEVSQIPNTEKVDPELLITEGTPVDAADTENQLEIKVKEPADATLLDNILFLLYSFLLYLSKMVKDRVYQVNEQQISKKVNNFMKENEELMQKLSNYEQKMKESKKQVQETMKQNMILSDEATNYKDKMKLLEKAKELLDEGAKSLHVMLESEREQKAKNQDVIMENKKSIEKLKDVISVNTSELSELQILLTEAKLREEKGKLKCCQLQKENTMLKKEKEQLQQEVKDWSTSHAELSEQMKSFEKTQKDLQVALSQKDDTINALTNHIKQLNLFQCESESEDQSRDESDELTNGELAGDRNEKIKDQIKQMMDVSQTKTTISVVEEDLKLLQLKLRASMSTKCNLEDQIKKLESDCNSLRSSKVGLEEECKTLRQKVEILNELYQQNEMALKKKVSQEEYERLEKEQRLSAADEKVVSAVQEVKNYKRRIEEMEEALQKTKHSFTNQIAMHEKKAHDNWLKAHSAERAIAEEKREVANLRQKLLEMTQKIAVRQDEPGIVKPMLGRPDLQNPPQRGPLIHNGSFGPSPMNGGECSPPLTAEPAGRPPSATLNQKDMPRNGFDSGCGPAHMNSSSRSSSPAKVTNEGKVHMAMKGPPPFSGVPFMGPPMGRPPPPPIWYGPPLQLGGPFGPRPIPPPFGPGMRPPIGFREYAPGVTPGKWDLPFDPRDFFPGPAPAPFRPLGSFGPREYFIPGAPLPPPTHGPQDYGQPPAAKDLMPSGFKDETPPNSQE; from the exons gagaaagattttgtatgttttgatgttggaggagatgattttgataattataacgtagaagaacttctaggatttttggaattgtatgattctgcaaatgaagattctgagaaagctatagaaaaagtgggacaatttcctgaagtctcccaggatgttgaacctgaacctaaaccagtagtagcaaactcacaacaaattgaaagtgcattctcagaaaacactgtggatcttgaggaacaatttttggctcagaagaaccatcctcatgcagatagtcaaacagataatgctcagggtgaacaaacttcacttgaactttttggagaaatactaccagataaattgaaagtgccagaaagtgaaaaaaacaaaaccagcaacatttctcaggtctcaaacgaacaggagaagactgatgcttataaacttttgaaaaaagaaatcaatccttatctagaaaccaaagaaaagaaacaagaaatgagtataatttggaagattttaaagaaaactgaaaccacagccaaaagggtagacatgatggacaaggaacgag AGATGCAGCCACCCCATGAAGatgattttcctaaagagaacacaaatcgtcttaatagaaatcttcatgaagagccaaacctcctgcgtcatcattttaatatgaaccatcctgaagagcccagcctcttgaatcaacctgtgactgaggacatggatgtttcagaagtgtctcagatcccaaatactgagaaagtagacccag agctacttataacagaaggtactcctgttgatgctgctgatacagaaaaccaactagagataaaggtcaaagagccagcagatgccacccttttggacaacatacttttcttgttatattcattcttgctttatttgtctaagatg gtaaaagatagagtatatcaag tcaatgaacagcaaatttccaaaaaggtgaacaatttcatgaaagaaaatgaagaactaatgcagaaattgtcaaattatgaacagaag atgaaggaatcaaagaaacaggtccaagagaccatgaaacaaaatatgattctttctgatgaagcaactaattataag gataaaatgaagcttcttgaaaaagctaaagaacttctggatgagggagctaaaagtcttcatgttatgttagaatctgagagagaacagaaagctaagaatcaggacgtg ataatggaaaataagaaatctatagagaagcttaaagatgtcatttcagtaaatacttctgaactttcagag cttcaaattctccttactgaagctaagcttcgtgaagagaaggggaagttgaaatgctgtcagcttcagaaagaaaataccatgcttaagaaggagaaagagcag ttgcagcaggaagtaaaagactggagtacatcacacgctgagctcagtgaacaaatgaaatcatttgagaagacccagaaagatttacaagtagctcttagtcaaaaagatgatactattaat gctttgaCTAATCACATCAAACAGTTGAATCTGtttcaatgtgaatctgaatctgaggatcaaagtcgagatgagtcagatgaattaaccaatggagagttagcag gtgatcggaacgagaagatcaaagatcaaattaagcagatgatggatgtctctcag acaaaaactacaatatcagtagttgaagaggatctaaaacttttacaacttaagctaagagcctcgatgtccacaaaatgtaatctagaag accaaataaagaaattagaaagtgactgcaattcactacggtcttctaaagttggactggaagaggaatgcaaaactcttaggcagaaagtggagattttaaatgaactctaccagcaaaatgagatggcactaaaaaa gaaagtgagccaagaagaatatgagagactagaaaaagagcagcggctgtcagctgcagatgaaaaggtggtttctgctgtacaggaagttaaaaattacaa gcggagaattgaagagatggaagaagcatTACAGAAAACCAAGCACTCGTTTACaaaccag attgctatgcatgagaagaaagctcatgataattgg ctcaaagctcattctgcagaaagagctatagctgaagagaaaagggaagttgctaatttgagacagaa actattggaaatgacccaaaagatcgCAGTGCGTCAAGATGAACCCgggattgtaaaacctatgctgggaagaccagatttacaaaatcctcctcagagag GTCCACTGAtccataatggctcttttggtccatcccccatgaatggtggagaatgttcccctccactgacagcagagccagctgggagacctccttctgctactcttaatcaaaaagatatgcctagaaacggatttg actcaggatgtggtccagctcacatgaacagcagctccagaagttcttctccagctaaggtgacgaatgagggcaag gttcatatggctatgaaagggccccctcctttctcaggggtacccttcatgggacccccgatgggacggcctccaccacctcccatttggtatggaccgccacttcagctcggtgggccttttgggcctcggccaattcctccaccatttg gtcctggtatgcgtccaccaataggcttcagagaatatgcaccaggtgttacacctggaaaatgggatttgccttttgaccctcgtgatttttttccaggacctgcaccagcaccatttagacctttaggctcatttggcccaagagagtacttcattcctggtgccccattaccacctccaactcatggtccccaagactatgggcaaccacctgctgcaaaagacttaatgccttcaggctttaaagatgaaactccacctaattctcaagagtag
- the LOC144374372 gene encoding transport and Golgi organization protein 1 homolog isoform X5, which translates to MQPPHEDDFPKENTNRLNRNLHEEPNLLRHHFNMNHPEEPSLLNQPVTEDMDVSEVSQIPNTEKVDPELLITEGTPVDAADTENQLEIKVKEPADATLLDNILFLLYSFLLYLSKMLFTTLPDDTQPGPDFYGLPWKPVVFAVFFGIVSFVIFSWRTALVKDRVYQVNEQQISKKVNNFMKENEELMQKLSNYEQKMKESKKQVQETMKQNMILSDEATNYKDKMKLLEKAKELLDEGAKSLHVMLESEREQKAKNQDVIMENKKSIEKLKDVISVNTSELSELQILLTEAKLREEKGKLKCCQLQKENTMLKKEKEQLQQEVKDWSTSHAELSEQMKSFEKTQKDLQVALSQKDDTINALTNHIKQLNLFQCESESEDQSRDESDELTNGELAGDRNEKIKDQIKQMMDVSQTKTTISVVEEDLKLLQLKLRASMSTKCNLEDQIKKLESDCNSLRSSKVGLEEECKTLRQKVEILNELYQQNEMALKKKVSQEEYERLEKEQRLSAADEKVVSAVQEVKNYKRRIEEMEEALQKTKHSFTNQIAMHEKKAHDNWLKAHSAERAIAEEKREVANLRQKLLEMTQKIAVRQDEPGIVKPMLGRPDLQNPPQRGPLIHNGSFGPSPMNGGECSPPLTAEPAGRPPSATLNQKDMPRNGFDSGCGPAHMNSSSRSSSPAKVTNEGKVHMAMKGPPPFSGVPFMGPPMGRPPPPPIWYGPPLQLGGPFGPRPIPPPFGPGMRPPIGFREYAPGVTPGKWDLPFDPRDFFPGPAPAPFRPLGSFGPREYFIPGAPLPPPTHGPQDYGQPPAAKDLMPSGFKDETPPNSQE; encoded by the exons ATGCAGCCACCCCATGAAGatgattttcctaaagagaacacaaatcgtcttaatagaaatcttcatgaagagccaaacctcctgcgtcatcattttaatatgaaccatcctgaagagcccagcctcttgaatcaacctgtgactgaggacatggatgtttcagaagtgtctcagatcccaaatactgagaaagtagacccag agctacttataacagaaggtactcctgttgatgctgctgatacagaaaaccaactagagataaaggtcaaagagccagcagatgccacccttttggacaacatacttttcttgttatattcattcttgctttatttgtctaagatg ctgtttactacattgcctgatgatactcaacctgggcctgatttttatggactaccatggaagcctgtagtattcgctgttttctttgggattgtatcctttgtcattttctcttggagaactgctctt gtaaaagatagagtatatcaag tcaatgaacagcaaatttccaaaaaggtgaacaatttcatgaaagaaaatgaagaactaatgcagaaattgtcaaattatgaacagaag atgaaggaatcaaagaaacaggtccaagagaccatgaaacaaaatatgattctttctgatgaagcaactaattataag gataaaatgaagcttcttgaaaaagctaaagaacttctggatgagggagctaaaagtcttcatgttatgttagaatctgagagagaacagaaagctaagaatcaggacgtg ataatggaaaataagaaatctatagagaagcttaaagatgtcatttcagtaaatacttctgaactttcagag cttcaaattctccttactgaagctaagcttcgtgaagagaaggggaagttgaaatgctgtcagcttcagaaagaaaataccatgcttaagaaggagaaagagcag ttgcagcaggaagtaaaagactggagtacatcacacgctgagctcagtgaacaaatgaaatcatttgagaagacccagaaagatttacaagtagctcttagtcaaaaagatgatactattaat gctttgaCTAATCACATCAAACAGTTGAATCTGtttcaatgtgaatctgaatctgaggatcaaagtcgagatgagtcagatgaattaaccaatggagagttagcag gtgatcggaacgagaagatcaaagatcaaattaagcagatgatggatgtctctcag acaaaaactacaatatcagtagttgaagaggatctaaaacttttacaacttaagctaagagcctcgatgtccacaaaatgtaatctagaag accaaataaagaaattagaaagtgactgcaattcactacggtcttctaaagttggactggaagaggaatgcaaaactcttaggcagaaagtggagattttaaatgaactctaccagcaaaatgagatggcactaaaaaa gaaagtgagccaagaagaatatgagagactagaaaaagagcagcggctgtcagctgcagatgaaaaggtggtttctgctgtacaggaagttaaaaattacaa gcggagaattgaagagatggaagaagcatTACAGAAAACCAAGCACTCGTTTACaaaccag attgctatgcatgagaagaaagctcatgataattgg ctcaaagctcattctgcagaaagagctatagctgaagagaaaagggaagttgctaatttgagacagaa actattggaaatgacccaaaagatcgCAGTGCGTCAAGATGAACCCgggattgtaaaacctatgctgggaagaccagatttacaaaatcctcctcagagag GTCCACTGAtccataatggctcttttggtccatcccccatgaatggtggagaatgttcccctccactgacagcagagccagctgggagacctccttctgctactcttaatcaaaaagatatgcctagaaacggatttg actcaggatgtggtccagctcacatgaacagcagctccagaagttcttctccagctaaggtgacgaatgagggcaag gttcatatggctatgaaagggccccctcctttctcaggggtacccttcatgggacccccgatgggacggcctccaccacctcccatttggtatggaccgccacttcagctcggtgggccttttgggcctcggccaattcctccaccatttg gtcctggtatgcgtccaccaataggcttcagagaatatgcaccaggtgttacacctggaaaatgggatttgccttttgaccctcgtgatttttttccaggacctgcaccagcaccatttagacctttaggctcatttggcccaagagagtacttcattcctggtgccccattaccacctccaactcatggtccccaagactatgggcaaccacctgctgcaaaagacttaatgccttcaggctttaaagatgaaactccacctaattctcaagagtag